CTCCATATTTAGTCATAACTGTATGATATGGGACTAATCTTAAGTCTTGAAATGTCATATAATGTTGGGACTGAGAGGAACGATATTCTTTTCCGAGCAAAGCTTTGCAACTCTACCCGAGCGCTTGATCGCCTCAGACTACTGATGACAGCTTGGAAGACGTGTCTTTAACTGCCTCGTCTATTTTTTCGATCTTTTGGTCGTTTCCTTCGTTTTGCTCATCTGCTGACTTGTTTGTGTTGTcgccttttattattttattttcgttcatttttgtctacctttttccttctcttttttctttcggAGGCTCTGATTGCTTCTATTTTATAAGCGTAGTTTATtttcctaatgaatgaagcaaacTAGCTTGTTATCTATTcctcaaaaaaagaaatgtcATGTAATGTTAGGATAAACCGGGCTTAATCCAGCCTAATTGCTATTCAATCGACTTAAACTTCATTTTTATCCTGATTTTGGTGATTAATATTGGCTGAATATATACATGATGGGCCCTGATTTTAAGCAAAGTGAAACTTAAAAGTTTGAGATAAGCAATTTACACCTGCTCATATTCTGAAATCCTCACAATTAGGACTTAGAActcaagatttaaaacttaattcATTACCTTACCACTAAGATTCAAGTGACTTCTCATGTATATAATTcaagtattatttatttattatcattcaaagttttttttaaaaaaagcaacaAATGACAGATCTTTTGTTTTCGTTTTTGTGAACGGTGACTAGAGCAGCACCGCATACACTATCTCTCAAGTGGAAGACAAAAAGTCTCTCCTGTGTGTGTGGAGCTACTATTCTTTCGAAATCATAAACAAGCTGCGACTTTCGACTTTTTAacctttaaataaaaaattatagagtcgGAAGATAATGATCtcccttagagttgagtggttttCGTAGGATAATAACATAAATCTAAAGATCAGAATTAATAAAAATGATTGATCGAAGGGCCAAAAATTGAAAGTACCAAATCTCTTATACCTTCGAAAGTATAGTAggtttactctctctctctctctatatatatataatataatgcaTTAAAGCTgctattttttatagtattccaccaaatataaagtttagtctttaattttaaaattagaaaagaatcagtaatttatttttgcaacgacacgacccgctagcaacaataactcgttcggCCCAAACCAcctgcccaaaatgcttaagcctaattattatgactagcgtgtaggcctcatagaAACTAATCGGAATCAGTATCACTATTGGAGCTCGTCGGATCCAAACTAGatcatagatagatagatataaagaTACAAATAGACAGACAGACCATGACCAGAATTACCAggtgatgtgagattctagaggtggcttcTACGGGTTCAAGGGGTTTAAACCaggtgagattctagaggtggctcctacgggttgaAGGGGTCTAAACCAGGACCAGAAttaccagacgatgtgagattctataggtggctcctacgggttcaagaggtggttcccaccaaatccgttggcGTAGCACTTTGTTCCGCATAGTGCTTAGCTCTCATACTTCCGAAAGGTATTCGTCTCTGATACCAAGTGCaacgatccgacccgctagcaacaataactcgttgggtccaaaccaccagcccaaaatgtttaagcctaattattattactagcgtgtaggcctcatataaactgatcggaatcagtatcccatccgatgtgaaACTATTGGggcattataatttttaaactatttgcaTCTTAAATCATTTGGTCATTTGGCACTAATTGGGATATACGTTTGGAGGAGTATTTTGCACGTAGGTTTGCTGAAAAACAAAACTGGAACTGTCACAGAAAGATAAAGTAAACAAATGAAGCCACACAGAGCTTGCTAGACCATTAGCCCTCGCCCCTAaaacacaaaaaacaaaaaaaaaaaaaaaaaaaaagattcggACTCCTCTTTGTCCTCTTCCCGTCTCCCAAGATGCTATTTGCCTAGACCTTGCCACCATGCCAACTGAACCgtgcaagttttttttttttttttttttttttttttttttttttaaatagagcTATTTTTCAGCTAATATGAGTAAAGTTCTAAATCTTATTCATTACGAGAAAAGCTCAATTCACTTTCTCGgccattttaatttaataaatatattaagcGGCTCAACTTAAGTTTAGAAATAgaactaatttaatttcaatgaACAAACCAAACATTTgaaatcatattttaaaaaatttggaatTAAACGTTCAGTGATGATGTTTAAGCAGATAGTTGAGAAAtcattcataatatatatatatgtacatgccaaactaatatttttaacaTATCTTTATCAGATTATTggtattaatcattaatttcaaaatgttAAGCTATTagaaaattacaacaaatttatttaaaatatataaatataacgcTTACGAATCTCGATTCGATCTAcatagtaccctataattttaaatataactcAGTATAACTTGACCTTCAGTCATAAGCTAGGATAGTGGCTCCTTTAAAACCAACAATCTCTATCGATTGCTTATAGGTTGTTTTTTTTTGCAGTAGACCGATTGGTCCATTGCTAACATGACGCACTAAGTTTAGGCAATGATAAGACTCTactttttttcaataaataatttttttatttatattaaaactaAAGTTGTCTAAAATATCCGATATACTATACTCGATTCGGACCTTACCCGGATCCAAatcggacccgataaaaaatgaatagtttagagtaaaaaatattatttattaaaatttcggatataAGTCAGAATACTTTATAATCTATACCTGGCTTGGACCCGATCCGAATCCGATCTTTTAATAGGTAGGGTCCGGAAGAGTTTCCAAATATGGACTCGAAACCGGACTAGGACTTGGACCCGATGAAATattcgatagtaaataaaaaaaaattaaagttgaggaATCAATTTCAATAGAACTTATAAATAAAGTGTCTCTACATATTTTCAtcataataaaaattctaatctttttgtttactttttttttttttttactcattttttttttaattctaaatgtttactgtttaatttttttgaacaaattttATTGGAATAGGTGCAACTAATTAGAATGCGGAACTTTTACAATGATAGGTTTATGATTTACAGCTATTTGTATTCGTTTTAGACCTGATTCGTATCCGATCTATACCCGATTTTAAACGGTTAGCATCTCAAGTAGATTCGgtgaatatattattaatttatgtaCCTAGATTCAACCTCGAACCGatagaatataatttttttaagtgtACGATTATAGTATTTATATTACCTAGACACCTTCAATTAAAACCCCTCTCACTCCCCTCCGTCTCTtccaccacctccacctccgcAGCAACACAAAACAACACCATTAATTAAGAGAGgtggtgttgttgttgttgtcgtcgtTCATGGTGCTCATGGAGCACTCCCCGagctccctcctccgcctcctcttcctcctcctcgcctccctcctcctcctcctcttcctcctctcctacTCCTACCTCCacctcccctcctccccctcctcctacctctcctcctcccctaAACCCACCACCCATAATCACGAAGAGGACGTTCCCCACCACCCCCTCGACCCCCTCACCATCCGCGAGCTCTCCCTCGCCCGCTCCATCCTCCTCTCCAcccctcccttctcctcctcctcctNcaccctctcctcctcctcctcctcctcctcctcctcctcctctcctctctccatccactccctctccctcctcgaGCCCCCCAAGCCCCTCGTCCTCTCATGGCGCCCGGGCGCCCCCCTCCCCCCTCGCCGCGCCCTCGCCGTCCTCCGCTTCCGCTCCGCCCCCTACGTCGTCTCCGTCGACCTCTCCGGCGCCACCGTCTCCCACCTCCCCTTCAACTCCTCGGGCTTCCCCGCCATGACCATCGAGGACATGACGTCGTCGACGTGGGCGCCGCTCGCCGACCCCGAGTTCAACCGGACGGTGCTCGCCCGCGGCGTCCGGCTCTCCGACCTCGCCTGCCTGCCCATCTCCCCCGGCTGGTTCGGCCCCGACGAGGAGGGCCGCCGGGTGATCAAGATCCAGTGCTACTCCGCCGACGGCACCGCCAACTTCTACATGCGCCCCATCGAGGGCCTCACCGTCCTCCTCGACCTCGACACCAAGGAGGTCCTCCGCATCTCCGACCGCGGCTCCGCCATCCCCatccccgccgccgccaacACCGACTACCGCTACGACTCCCGCACCGCCCAAACCAAGAAGAACAAGCGGGTGCGTACTGCTGTGCACCTCccatcaaattataaaaatattaaaacaccgttctcCTCCTCCTGATATCATATGACCCGTGTCTCACGATATCTATCAAAGGAGGCGTACGGTCTCATCCATCGTCTATCATGATTAGTTAGCGCGAATTTTAAAGCATGTCGAATGGCGGATATATGAGACGGTCTTATTCTGCGGACTGtcctttataaaattattgtcTGTTTTTCCGGTCAGAATAGAAGCATGGTATATGGTGGACGAGACCGTCTTATGATACACACCGTCCTTCATAAAATTTTGTCTCTATGGCTAGTCAGAACAGAAGGTGCTGAGTTCGTAGGCAAGCATGACACGATCATCGATCAATCGGCATGGTTGTTTTGAATGCAAAACAGGTGCGTCCGGTGAACCCGATGTCGATGGAGCAGCCGGCGGGGCCGAGCTTCGAGGTGGAGAACGGGCACCAGGTGAAGTGGGCCGGGTGGGACTTCCACATAAAGGCGGACGCGCGGGCGGGGATCGTGGTGTCCGGGGTGGGGATCGTGGACCCGGAGAGCGGGGAGCGGAGGGAGGTGATGTACAAGGGGATGGCGTCGGAGCTGTTCGTGCCGTACATGGACCCGTCGGAGGCCTGGTACTTCAAGACCTACATGGACGCCGGCGAGTACGGGTTCGGCCTGCAGGCCATGCCCCTCGTGCCGCTCAACGACTGC
This genomic window from Ananas comosus cultivar F153 linkage group 3, ASM154086v1, whole genome shotgun sequence contains:
- the LOC109707205 gene encoding primary amine oxidase-like, with product MVLMEHSPSSLLRLLFLLLASLLLLLFLLSYSYLHLPSSPSSYLSSSPKPTTHNHEEDVPHHPLDPLTIRELSLARSILLSTPPFSSSSXTLSSSSSSSSSSSSPLSIHSLSLLEPPKPLVLSWRPGAPLPPRRALAVLRFRSAPYVVSVDLSGATVSHLPFNSSGFPAMTIEDMTSSTWAPLADPEFNRTVLARGVRLSDLACLPISPGWFGPDEEGRRVIKIQCYSADGTANFYMRPIEGLTVLLDLDTKEVLRISDRGSAIPIPAAANTDYRYDSRTAQTKKNKRVRPVNPMSMEQPAGPSFEVENGHQVKWAGWDFHIKADARAGIVVSGVGIVDPESGERREVMYKGMASELFVPYMDPSEAWYFKTYMDAGEYGFGLQAMPLVPLNDCPRNAYYLDGVFAAADGRPYVRDNMICIFERYAGDIAWRHSESPITGMDIREVRPKVTLVARMAASVANYDYIVDWEFQTDGLIRIKVGLSGILMVRGAPYTHVSEVPAHVDPYGTVLSENVVGVIHDHYVTFRLDLDVGGAANNSFVRVALSRHDTSADRSGSKSPRASYLAATRHVARSEGDARVRLSLYDPAEFHVINPARTTRVGNPLGYKVVPAGTAASLLDPQDPPQLRGAFTNNQIWVTPYNESEEWAGGLFVYQSKGDDTLAVWSERDRPIENKDIVLWYTLGFHHIPCQEDFPIMPTVSSSFDLKPVNFFERNPILWDPPNSEKDLPVCTAASTAAMAA